The DNA sequence GCGAGCACACCCAGCATCACCTTGGCCAGCACCGGTACGGCCAGCGCGAGCAGCAGTCCGAGCAGCGGCCCCGCCAGCAGCACACCGATCGCCGCAGCGGAGAGCGCAGAGACGATGACGAGCAGCGCGAAGTCCTGCATCCGGGTCTTCACGCCGGCCCGCTCCAGCGCGGCGGCGGTGGCACCCGCGCCACCGCGTCGGCTGAGGGCGCGGTCGATGATCGCCGTCGCACCCGCGGTCGCCTTGGCAAGCGGTCCCAGCTCAGGTGCCGCACCCAGCCGCCGGCGCGCCAACGGCAGCCGGGCCGGTCCGGGCGCCAGCACCAGGTAGACGACCATCAGCACGGCCAGCGAGCAGACAGCCACGCCCGCCATGGCCAGCTGGAAGGGGGTCAGCAGAGACGTCATCGCAGACCCTGCCGCTGGCTGGGGGTGCCGAAGACGCGCGGTGAGAGGGTGATGCCCATCTCGTCGAAGCGGTCGGTGAAACGTGGACGGACACCGGTTGCGATGGGCTTGCCGAGGAACTTGCCGCTGGCGTCCACGCCGGCGGAGAAGTCGAACAGGAAGGCATCCTGCAGGGTGACCGTCTGTCCCTCCATGCCCTGGACCTCGGTGACGGCCGTCACCCGGCGGGTGCCGTCCCGAAGCCGGGACAGCTGGACGATGACGTCGACGGCCGAGGCGATCTGCTCGCGGATGGCCCGCAGCGGCAGGTCCATCCCGGCCATCAGCACCAGCGTCTCGAGCCGGGCGATCGCGTCGCGCGGAGAGTTGGCGTGCACGGTCGACAACGACCCGTCGTGGCCGGTGTTCATGGCCTGCAGCATGTCCAGGCTCTCCCCCCCGCGGACCTCGCCGACGACGATGCGGTCGGGACGCATACGCAGCGAGTTGCGCACCAGTTCGCGGATGCCGATCTCACCCTTACCCTCGATGTTGGGCGGACGGCTCTCGAGCCGCACGACATGCTCTTGCTGCAGCTGCAGCTCGACGGCGTCCTCGATGGTGACAATCCGCTCGCCTTCGGGGATGAAGGACGAGAGGACATTGAGCAGGGTCGTCTTGCCGGTGCCCGTACCGCCGGAGACGATGATGTTGAGCCGCGCCTCGACGCAGGCCTGCAGCAGCTCGGCCATCTCCGGTGACAGCGTCCCGAAGTTGATCAGGTCGTTGACCTTGAACGGGTCCTTGGAGAACTTCCGAATGGTCAGCGACGAGCCGTTAAACGCCAGCGGCGCGATCACCGCGTTGACCCGAGAGCCGTCCGCCAACCGGGCGTCGACCAGCGGGGACGACTCATCGATCCGCCGCCCGACGCGGGACACGATCCGCTCGATGATCCGGCGGAGGTGCTCCTCGGAGGCGAACCCGGCCTGGGCCCTGGTCAGCTTGCCGTCCTGCTCGACATAGACCATGTCCGGGCCGTTGACCATGATCTCGGTCACCGTCGGGTCGTCCAGTAGACGCTGCAGCGGCCCGTGGCCGAGGACCTCGTCCTGGACGTCGCGGATCAGTCGCTGTTGCTGCTCTGCGGTGAGCGGGACCTTCTCCTCCTCGACGACATGGTTCAGCTCGGAGCGGACCAGTGCGTGCAGCTGCTGCTCGCTGAGCGACGGGTCGTTCAGCCGGGCACCCATCCGGGCGAACAGAGCGGTGGCCGCCCGATCCTTCAGCTTGGTCAGCGGGTCGCTGCCGGCAGTGACGATCATCGGCTCGGGCCGCCGGGCCGGCGCCGCGGTTGCGACGGCGGCGGTGGCCGCGGGACGCGGTGCGGTGGCCACGGTCGGGCTGACCGCGGTGGCCACCGGCTCGGGTGCAGGCTGACGCTGTGGCGTCGACTCACCGGTGCGGGCCTTGTGCAGGCGCTCGGAGAGGTTCATCAGGCCACGACCTGCCGGGTGCGGCGCCAACGGGAGGCTGCCCGCTTGGGGTGGACCTTGACGGCCTTGGCCTCGACCGGGATCTGCAGCGGAACGGCCTCGACCGGCAGCAGGTCCTGACCCCCGGCTGCGACCAGCCGCTCGACGAGTTTGCGGAGCTGCTTGGTGAGCGGGTCTTTCACGCCGCTCTGCAGCAGCGGGACGCCCTGGTTGACTGCGGTGATGGCCGCCTTGGAGCGGGGAAGCTCGAGGTCGACGGAGGCGCCGATGGTGACCTCGACGTCGGCCACCGACAGCAGCGACCCGTTGTCGGCGAAGTTCAGCACCACCTGGCGCCGTTCGACGAGCATGTCCAGCTGGGCCAGTGTGTCCAGCTCCTTGCGCATGCCACGTACGCCCGGCACGTCCATGCTGGTGAGCAGGACGAGATCGCTCGTCTGGTCCAGCGCTGCCAGGGTGTGCTCGGAGAGACCCGGTGCGGTATCCACCACGACGTAGCGGAACTCGGCGGCCAGCGTCTGCAGCAGGTGGCTGACGTCCTCACTGGTGATGCCGTCGGCGTCCGCCGGCGAGTCCGGGGCGCAGATGGCGTACAGGCCGGTCTGGTGCTGGGTCAGGAAGGTCTTGAGCACCATCGAGTCGCTCTTCGCCGAGCCTTGGACGGCCTCAGCCAGGAAGTACTCCGGCTCCAGATCCAGTGCGCTCGCAACGTCGCCGAACTGGATGTCCAGGTCGACCAGCACGGTGGAGTTCGGTGCCGTCTGGGCGAGACCGACGGCGATGTTCGTGGCGACGGTGGTCTTGCCCACACCACCCTTGGGGGAGACGACGCTGATCACCCGGCCAGCGGGTCGACCCGTGGCGGCGGACTGGCCCTGAACGGGCAGCGCCACGACCGCCTGGATCCGGGCAGCCTGGGCAGCACGGTCGAGGGTCGAGCGAAGATGCAGCACGTCGGTGGACGGGTTCACGATGTCCCGCACACCGGCGCGCAGCGCGTCGAGGGCGAGCTCCGGACCCTGGTCACTGACCAGCACGACGCTGATCTGCGGGTGCTGCTGGTGGAAGCCGGCCGCCAGCTCGAGCGCCTGCCCTGCGTCCAGCTGGCAGTCGAGGACGACCACCTCAGGCGCCGGGGCACCGTTGAGCTGCGCGAACAACGCCGACGGGTCGAGCGGGAGCGGGCCCTGCGGCAGCGCCAGGTAGTTGCCGCCGGTGGCGTCGTGGATCAGCTCCTCGAGCTCGGCAGAAGCGGTAGCGAGAACGATGCGACTCATTGGAACACGCTCTTTCCGGTGACGACACTGGTGCCGCTCTCTGCGGCGTCCTTGGTTTCGTGAGACAGCCAGATGTGGCCGTTCTCGGCGGTGAAGACGATCTTTTCGGCGTCGCGGGCGCTGACGGCCAGGGTGACCATGACGCTACCCTGGGGCAGCGGGGCCGGCGTTGCTGCCGCGTCCTTGGTGTCCGTCGAGGGTGCGGGCGTGAGACCACCCTGGACCCGGGTCACCAGCACCTTGTGCAGCTGCAGGTGGGTCCCACCACCCTCAAGCGAGAGAAAGACGCCCACCGTGTCGCCCGCGTTGAGGTTGCCGCCGAGCACCCGCTGGGAGTCCAGCAGGACGGACACCTGCTGCAGCCCCTTGGGCACCTCCACTGTGCCGGCCTGGGCCAGCGAGGCCGGGTCGACGAACCGGGAGGCGAGCAGCTGCTCACCCGGCTGCAGCTCGGTGTTGGCCACCCGGCCCTTGATCTCGGCCAGGGTGGTCACGATGCCGGCCGGTACCGCCGAGGCCGGCAGCGTCTTGACGGTGACGAGGTTCGTCAGCTGGTCGCCGGACGTTCCCTCGGGGATGGGCTTGCTGACCACCAGGACGTTGACGGTCCGCATCCCGGCCATGGCCCGC is a window from the Microlunatus panaciterrae genome containing:
- a CDS encoding CpaF family protein, translated to MNLSERLHKARTGESTPQRQPAPEPVATAVSPTVATAPRPAATAAVATAAPARRPEPMIVTAGSDPLTKLKDRAATALFARMGARLNDPSLSEQQLHALVRSELNHVVEEEKVPLTAEQQQRLIRDVQDEVLGHGPLQRLLDDPTVTEIMVNGPDMVYVEQDGKLTRAQAGFASEEHLRRIIERIVSRVGRRIDESSPLVDARLADGSRVNAVIAPLAFNGSSLTIRKFSKDPFKVNDLINFGTLSPEMAELLQACVEARLNIIVSGGTGTGKTTLLNVLSSFIPEGERIVTIEDAVELQLQQEHVVRLESRPPNIEGKGEIGIRELVRNSLRMRPDRIVVGEVRGGESLDMLQAMNTGHDGSLSTVHANSPRDAIARLETLVLMAGMDLPLRAIREQIASAVDVIVQLSRLRDGTRRVTAVTEVQGMEGQTVTLQDAFLFDFSAGVDASGKFLGKPIATGVRPRFTDRFDEMGITLSPRVFGTPSQRQGLR
- the cpaB gene encoding RcpC/CpaB family pilus assembly protein, whose product is MKRRLIAAVVAVVLAAVGAVLVFGYVAAADQRAMAGMRTVNVLVVSKPIPEGTSGDQLTNLVTVKTLPASAVPAGIVTTLAEIKGRVANTELQPGEQLLASRFVDPASLAQAGTVEVPKGLQQVSVLLDSQRVLGGNLNAGDTVGVFLSLEGGGTHLQLHKVLVTRVQGGLTPAPSTDTKDAAATPAPLPQGSVMVTLAVSARDAEKIVFTAENGHIWLSHETKDAAESGTSVVTGKSVFQ
- a CDS encoding AAA family ATPase, with product MSRIVLATASAELEELIHDATGGNYLALPQGPLPLDPSALFAQLNGAPAPEVVVLDCQLDAGQALELAAGFHQQHPQISVVLVSDQGPELALDALRAGVRDIVNPSTDVLHLRSTLDRAAQAARIQAVVALPVQGQSAATGRPAGRVISVVSPKGGVGKTTVATNIAVGLAQTAPNSTVLVDLDIQFGDVASALDLEPEYFLAEAVQGSAKSDSMVLKTFLTQHQTGLYAICAPDSPADADGITSEDVSHLLQTLAAEFRYVVVDTAPGLSEHTLAALDQTSDLVLLTSMDVPGVRGMRKELDTLAQLDMLVERRQVVLNFADNGSLLSVADVEVTIGASVDLELPRSKAAITAVNQGVPLLQSGVKDPLTKQLRKLVERLVAAGGQDLLPVEAVPLQIPVEAKAVKVHPKRAASRWRRTRQVVA